A genomic stretch from Scatophagus argus isolate fScaArg1 chromosome 19, fScaArg1.pri, whole genome shotgun sequence includes:
- the fndc1 gene encoding fibronectin type III domain-containing protein 1 isoform X3, translating to MSPQSVLVSWVDPAVEMGKVTPDSSRSYTIRYREKGESARWEYKDSTQRRMMIDTLSADSMYEFSVRISQEENHGKWSVSVFQRTPESAPSGPPENFEVKPLRGKGTAVIATWDPPEEPNGRIREYILSYAPALKPFGMKSVTYRGSTTTATIDGLTPGDRYIFKIRATNRRGQGPQSKVLSVAMPESSSAASSFSKTKDSRRTSHAPSKQDTHHDVSEVQSTEVQQEPTTPPQPRPAAPVNRRVRPLSQTRSYHSIFSSVRGSVRNAVNRGSSRGRAPDREEEQEEEEEEEKEEETPTMPPPLRETTTIEVVMETKEPDNDVSPESEDQVSLTTETPSLKVLTPSPTKMSTRPRRPIKIRIHQKPGSKDASSSSSTSSSSRSSASSSSSDSSTSFSSSSSSPSTISLSPSSHIQESAASKKDYVPSTYPDSKNTYDKHSMSYTKPSTTVVKDTNSQQTEASSLGGGSVSPGHASGSGYGSRYGYSRRHPGILFRGNSTRMLNGYKPAVNSQSNLPSRTLNQATSNAQSTLPDRSQNHRASHPFNSESSRSSSRSATHSQATSDQSNFDKSQSTSESRSQGSTNLQNSQSSSNHASTMDTSGSSHSSSRRGSHSSATSHNTPSSHTLSEQDTTIREGNDGSYYKNTDADETNVEEPTSVSKPQPTEEERREEKEKEESSSEKPVVPRARISPSFAERFPWLASRYPGRFNSGTRVSSSRQDARTPSTRTSSSMGAGTPVLRGTPTRISGATGAAGVLRIQETSEDLTNPSIHDSLKNGVRVGSVKPSLIDKDTESHDPRNPTTSSTSSSASQATSSNPDSHPSSHGQGLSNEHSHRGTNNENNNDHNKDYLDERSRDIIEKNDKVADSTATQKDPTRTSVYPRRNKEDSQSVDASSRTRPGVTSTHIRPGVGVNGRVRSPLLANRQFGGSRLSIRPQPVQNSRLGSSTSDSSSSSSDPVSSSNAPQPVLTSDRDIGGGTTVTKTGGLTGGNSQTALSSSASSSSSRDSFRGQGGRTRYPILRGKPTNGGQLKPVNENGKNGRPNLTATNEKESPASQGISKAVGQKFITGPDGTKWVVDLEQGVLMNQDGQVLQDSQGKPKRVVLGEDGRTIFDLMGSPLVNQEGMALFGHGRDSRPVVNPKDKVLMVGGKPVLGLDLPHLRSTTTTTTTTTTTTPEPTTTEWTLEESTTESVFPTCPPGTFSKIDEYGYPVLDPEGILDCYPEEESSGMEMDYMVTVTMMPDALALKKDELFVQTTLPPTTTTTMTTTTTATTTEIPTSKPDIRPFNKGPSSEYDLSGKKRFTAPYVNYIRKDPGAPCSLTEALEYLQVDVLEDLIEKDSLAASQKQPPKHKPHNFTVVAMEGCHSFIILDWARPLKDDMVSGYMVHSASYDDVLKNRWSSRSSSGTHLPVENLKPNSRYYFKVQAKNVFGLGPISETLTYVTESDDPLLIERPPGGEPIWIPFTFKYNPAHSSCKGSQYVKRTWYRKFVGVVLCNSLRYKIFMGDGLRDPFYSIGDTFGQGEDHCQFVDSYRDGRTGPAYLSSGLPSAQGFYRAYRQEPVTFGVIGRRTPHPFVGWYECGVPIPGKW from the exons ATGTCTCCTCAGTCAGTCCTCGTCTCTTGGGTTGACCCTGCTGTTGAGATGGGAAAGGTTACCCCCGACTCATCCAG ATCCTACACAATTAGGTACAGGGAAAAAGGCGAGTCTGCACGCTGGGAGTACAAGGACAGCACCCAGAGGAGAATGATGATAGACACTCTGTCTGCTGACAGCATGTATGAGTTTTCTGTTAGGATCTCTCAGGAAGAAAATCATGGGAAGTGGAGCGTCTCAGTCTTTCAGAGGACCCCTGAGTCAG CACCATCTGGGCCTCCAGAGAACTTTGAAGTCAAGCCACTACGAGGGAAAGGAACAGCAGTCATAGCAACGTGGGATCCACCTGAAGAACCTAATGGGAGAATAAGAG AGTACATTCTGTCTTATGCTCCTGCTCTGAAGCCATTTGGAATGAAAAGTGTCACGTACCGTGGTAGCACCACCACAGCCACCATAGATGGTCTCACACCAGGAGACCGGTACATCTTCAAAATCAGAGCCACCAACAGGAGGGGACAGGGACCACAGAGCAAAGTCTTAAGCGTTGCCATGCCAGAGT CCAGCAGTGCTGCCTCATCATTCTCAAAAACCAAGGACAGCCGCAGGACTAGCCATGCTCCTTCCAAACAGGATACCCATCATGATGTATCTGAAGTGCAGTCAACAGAGGTGCAGCAAGAACCAACCACACCCCCTCAACCACGCCCTGCTGCACCTGTGAACAGGCGTGTGCGTCCACTTTCCCAGACACGCTCCTATCATAGTATCTTCTCCTCTGTAAGGGGCTCAGTCAGGAATGCAGTGAACAGAGGGTCATCCAGAGGCAGAGctccagacagagaggaggagcaggaggaggaggaggaggaggagaaagaagaggaaacgCCTACAATGCCACCTCCACTAAGAGAAACTACAACCATAGAGGTTGTAATGGAGACAAAAGAACCAGACAACGATGTTTCCCCTGAATCTGAGGATCAGGTGTCCCTGACAACTGAGACCCCCAGCCTCAAAGTTCTGACACCTTCCCCAACTAAAATGTCTACTCGTCCCAGAAGGCCCATTAAGATTAGGATCCATCAAAAGCCAGGATCCAAGgatgcttcctcctcctcatccacctcTTCATCTTCTAGAtcctcagcttcctcctcttcttctgatTCCTCTActtctttttcatcctcttcatcatctcctTCAACAATTTCATTATCACCCTCTTCACATATTCAAGAGTCAGCTGCCAGCAAAAAGGATTATGTACCTTCCACATACCCAGATAGTAAAAACACTTATGATAAGCACAGCATGTCATATACAAAACCCTCCACGACAGTTGTAAAAGACACAAATTCACAGCAGACAGAGGCTTCATCATTAGGTGGAGGCTCAGTGTCACCGGGGCATGCCAGTGGCTCTGGGTATGGTTCTAGATATGGTTACAGTCGAAGACATCCAGGGATTTTGTTTAGGGGGAATTCAACCCGAATGCTGAATGGTTACAAACCTGCTGTCAACTCACAGTCAAATTTACCAAGCAGAACTCTTAACCAGGCAACATCAAACGCCCAGTCCACTTTACCAGACAGGTCTCAAAACCATAGAGCATCACATCCTTTCAATTCAGAATCATCTAGATCCTCGTCACGAAGTGCAACCCACAGTCAGGCAACATCAGATCAATCCAATTTTGACAAATCACAGTCTACATCAGAGTCCAGGTCTCAAGGCTCCACAAATTTGCAGAATTCACAAAGCAGCTCAAACCACGCATCCACGATGGACACATCAGGCTCTTCTCATTCAAGTTCGCGCAGAGGATCTCACAGCTCTGCAACTTCACACAACACACCAAGTTCACACACATTATCTGAGCAAGACACAACAATCAGAGAGGGAAATGATGGCAGttattacaaaaacacagatgcagACGAAACCAATGTTGAAGAACCTACTTCAGTCTCTAAACCACAacccacagaggaggagagaagggaggaaaaggaaaaggaggagagcaGTAGTGAAAAACCTGTGGTTCCTCGTGCCAGAATTAGCCCTTCATTTGCTGAAAGATTCCCTTGGCTAGCTAGTCGTTACCCAGGCAGGTTCAATTCAGGAACAAGAGTTTCATCTTCCAGGCAGGATGCTAGGACCCCCTCTACCAGGACTTCGTCCTCCATGGGAGCTGGCACACCTGTCTTGAGGGGGACACCCACTAGGATTTCAGGGGCCACAGGTGCTGCAGGAGTGTTGAGGATACAGGAGACTAGTGAAGATCTGACGAATCCTTCCATTCATGACTCATTAAAGAATGGGGTAAGGGTGGGTTCAGTGAAGCCTTCTTTGATTGATAAAGATACAGAATCTCATGACCCTAGAAACCCAACTACCTCATCTACATCATCTTCGGCTTCACAAGCCACTTCTTCAAACCCTGATTCCCATCCTTCTTCACATGGACAGGGACTCTCAAATGAGCACAGCCATAGAGGAaccaataatgaaaataataatgatcataatAAGGATTATCTCGATGAGCGGAGCAGAGATatcattgaaaaaaatgataaagtAGCAGACTCTACAGCAACCCAAAAAGATCCTACTAGAACTTCAGTTTACCCTCGTAGAAACAAAGAGGACAGTCAGAGTGTGGATGCTTCCTCTAGGACAAGACCTGGAGTCACTTCAACTCATATTCGTCCTGGTGTAGGAGTGAATGGGAGGGTTCGCTCTCCTCTGCTGGCTAATCGACAGTTTGGTGGATCTAGACTTTCCATCAGACCACAGCCAGTGCAGAACTCAAGGCTGGGTTCTTCAACATCTGattcctcctcatcatcttctGATCCTGTTTCTTCCTCAAATGCGCCCCAGCCAGTTTTGACCTCAGATCGTGACATTGGTGGTGGCACTACTGTGACAAAAACGGGGGGATTAACTGGGGGCAACTCCCAGACCGCACTGTCATCCTCagcatcctcatcctcatctaGAGACAGCTTCAGAGGCCAGGGAGGTAGAACTCGCTATCCCATCCTCAGAGGGAAACCAACCAATGGAGGACAGCTCAAGCCTGTTAATGAAAATG GTAAAAATGGACGACCCAACCTGACAGCAACAAACGAGAAAGAGTCACCGGCCTCTCAAGGAATCAGCAAGGCTGTTGGTCAAAAGTTTATCACTGGACCTGATGGAACCAAATGG GTGGTAGACTTAGAGCAGGGCGTTCTTATGAACCAGGATGGACAAGTTCTCCAGGACTCCCAGGGCAAACCCAAGAGAGTGGTGCTTGGAGAGGATGGACGCACGATTTTTG ACCTCATGGGAAGTCCCCTGGTAAACCAGGAAGGTATGGCTCTGTTTGGCCATGGCCGAGATAGTCGGCCTGTGGTCAACCCCAAAGACAAGGTCCTCATGGTTGGAGGGAAACCTGTGCTTGGCTTGGATCTTCCTCACCTCAGGtctaccaccaccaccaccaccacaacgACAACGACAACACCTGAACCTACCACAACTGAATGGACTTTAGAAGAGTCTACTACTGAATCGGTATTCCCAACCTGTCCACCTGGAACATTCTCCAAAATAGATGAATACGGGTATCCAGTATTGGACCCGGAAGGAATATTGGACTGTTATCCAGAAG AGGAATCCTCAGGAATGGAAATGGACTACATGGTTACAGTGACCATGATGCCTGATGCTTTAGCTCTTAAGAAAG ATGAGCTTTTTGTCCAGACCACCCTGCCacccacaaccaccaccaccatgaccacaacaacaactgccACCACCACGGAGATCCCGACTTCGAAGCCAGACATCAGACCCTTCAACAAAGGCCCTTCATCCGAGTATGACCTCAGTGGGAAGAAGCGATTCACAG CTCCCTATGTGAACTACATCCGAAAAGATCCAGGTGCTCCTTGCTCTTTGACGGAGGCTCTGGAGTATCTTCAGGTTGATGTCCTAGAAGACCTGATCGAGAAGGACAGTCTGGCAGCCAGTCAGAAGCAGCCTCCTAAACACAAGCCCCATAACTTCACTGTGGTTGCCATGGAGGGTTGCCACTCATTTATCATCCTGGACTGGGCCCGCCCATTGAAGGATGACATGGTATCAG GCTACATGGTCCACAGTGCTTCATATGACGACGTCCTCAAAAACAGATGGTCCTCTAGGTCCTCCAGCGGGACGCACCTGCCTGTGGAGAATCTCAAGCCCAACTCGAG GTACTACTTTAAAGTGCAAGCCAAGAATGTGTTTGGTTTGGGACCAATCAGCGAAACGCTCACCTATGTCACTGAATCAG ACGATCCTCTTCTTATTGAAAGACCACCTG GTGGAGAACCAATCTGGATCCCCTTTACCTTCAAGTATAACCCAGCCCACAGCAGCTGTAAGGGCAGCCAGTATGTCAAGCGGACATGGTACAGGAAGTTTGTTGGCGTGGTTTTGTGTAACTCTCTGCGATATAAGATCTTCATGGGAGATGGTCTTAGAG ACCCCTTTTACAGTATAGGAGATACATTTGGCCAGGGGGAGGACCACTGCCAGTTTGTGGACTCCTACAGGGATGGGAGAACAGGTCCGGCCTACCTCTCAAGTGGTCTGCCCTCAGCACAAG GATTTTATCGTGCATACAGACAGGAGCCAGTTACATTTGGAGTTATTGGCCGACGCACA